The Panicum hallii strain FIL2 chromosome 9, PHallii_v3.1, whole genome shotgun sequence genome has a window encoding:
- the LOC112877822 gene encoding protein argonaute MEL1-like isoform X3: protein MVLPHQAAYGAPAAVYWAPAPSGPSVSFSPAPRAVAVTIRAPPPSASAAPAPAPRQVAQGVPTRASEPASSAPSAAALAKEVEKKLFVSETALAPPAAAAAAAAQGAAASDAEDASDVDLAPVSKKGLAHPARPGVGTVGKSVKVRANQFLVDVADNNLFHYDVAINPEPKSRATNREVLNELIKLHGKSTLGGKLPAYDGRKSLYTAGSLPFDSEEFMVTLVDPEKKEKERVEREYKITIRIAERTDMYHLHQFLRGRQRDMPQETIQVLDVVLRESPSWNYVTVSRSFFSTTFGHRGDIGEGLECWRGYYQSLRPTQMGLSLNIDISATSFFKPVTVIKFVEEFLSIRDTSRPLSDRDRVKIKKALRGVRIETNHQQDQIRRYKITVVTSMPMSQLIFPVDEKGTRQTVVQYFWEKYNYRLKYGSWPCLQAGSDMRPVYLPMEVCKIVEGQRYSKKMVLHNNYVEDKFAQEFGIKVCNDLVSVEARVLPPPLLKYHDSGREKTCVPSVGQWNMINKKMINGGTIDNWTCLNFSRMPPEEVQRFCMDLTHMCNATGMNVIPRPFVEVKSAGPNHIENALRDVHRRATQMVAQQGMGNQLQLLIVILPQVSGSYGKIKRVCETEIGIVSQCCLPKYLENVALKINVKIGGRNTVLERAFVHNGIPFEVPTIIFGADFTHAPPGENSASSIAAVVASMDWLEITKYRGLVSAQPHRQEIIEDLFAVSKDPQKGHNVNGGMIRELLIAFRRKTNRRPERIIFYRDGVSEGQFSHVLLHEMDAIRKACASLEEGYLPPVTFVVVQKRHHTRLFPEVHGRRDMTDKSGNILPGTVVDQRICHPTEFDFYMCSHPGIQVAINPEPKSRATNREVLNELVKLHRKSTLGGKLPAYDGRKSLYTAGSLPFDSEEFMVTLVDPEKEEKERVEREYKITIRIAERTDMYHLHQFLRGRQRDMPQETIQVLDVVLRESPSWNYVTVSRSFFSTTFGHRGDIGEGLECWRGYYQSLRPTQMGLSLNIDISATSVFKPVTVIKFVEEFLSIRDTSRPLSDRDRVKIKKALRRVCIETNHQQDQIRRCKITGVTPMPMSQLMFGVSTKVEEHIHRNIATFLVKVEGTSISVRQNLSTTTIKMLVEHACDKRGIRNYDGYPVFLGKVLDDTKLLSDCKVCNNCIVEVRGRGRAGRERRIKCTTFDDEMKDIDLFSVVSPLSKTLTNTKTQEKSATFLSGQAKWYGRQVFISLCRMHFRKRSLDGKFNASHILFHDGRVVFDESCMEVDFTGHSCKNDYGVIAEIFKKWFRIPDKAEKEGPYPLFVAGLIRYLFDCPLGEKSNSAAAIAFLVNHPALTTFMDRIGQCTTLDSMVDRLTEFQKFEFDEAVGSYYGWSERVEDVPAMYDTLVYDPFRRVDAPEETLYTENLRSCLKFARNHFRHARPDLSLERVEASFSLNLVDFLPMILQAIVKSFEGPPAFDMVTLLGDHVADIKCKRDVDAENPAKVIASPAKKPKISFSLQKK from the exons ATGGTGCTGCCGCACCAGGCCGCGTACGGGGCGCCTGCGGCCGTGTACTGGGCGCCCGCGCCATCGGGGCCTTCAGTCTCCTTCTCGCCTGCGCCTCGTGCGGTGGCGGTCACCATCCGGGCGCCTCCTCCCTCGGCGTCGGctgctccggctccggctccgcgGCAGGTGGCGCAGGGCGTCCCCACGCGGGCGTCCGAGccggcctcctccgcgccgtcTGCCGCGGCGCTGGCGAAGGAGGTCGAGAAGAAACTGTTCGTGTCCGAGACCGCGCTGGCGCCGCCGGCtgcggctgctgcggcggccgCGCAGGGAGCCGCTGCCTCTGACGCGGAGGACGCATCGGACGTGGATCTGGCGCCGGTCTCCAAGAAGGGGCTCGCGCACCCTGCTCGGCCGGGCGTCGGCACCGTCGGCAAGAGTGTGAAGGTCCGCGCGAACCAGTTCCTCGTCGACGTCGCCGACAACAACCTCTTCCACTACGAT GTTGCCATTAATCCCGAGCCAAAGTCAAGAGCAACGAACAGGGAAGTTCTTAATGAACTCATCAAGTTGCATGGGAAGTCAACTCTGGGTGGCAAATTGCCTGCCTATGATGGACGGAAGAGTCTGTATACTGCTGGTTCGCTTCCTTTTGATTCAGAGGAGTTTATGGTTACCCTGGTTGATCCGGAaaagaaggagaaagaaag GGTGGAGAGAGAATACAAGATCACAATTCGAATTGCTGAAAGAACAGACATGTACCACCTTCACCAGTTTCTGCGTGGAAGACAGAGGGACATGCCTCAGGAGACCATACAAGTACTTGATGTTGTCCTCAGGGAGTCTCCGTCTTGGAA TTATGTTACAGTATCCAGATCCTTTTTCTCTACTACTTTTGGTCACAGAGGAGACATCGGCGAGGGGCTTGAGTGTTGGAGAGGTTACTACCAGAGCCTACGCCCAACACAAATGGGGCTTTCACTGAATATAG ATATATCCGCAACATCATTTTTTAAGCCTGTGACAGTGATCAAATTTGTGGAGGAGTTCCTCAGCATACGTGATACCTCTCGGCCTTTGTCAGACAGAGATCGTGTGAAG ATAAAGAAAGCACTACGTGGAGTTCGTATTGAAACAAATCATCAACAGgaccagattagaagatacaaGATAACTGTGGTTACTTCCATGCCTATGAGCCAGCTGAT ATTTCCTGTTGATGAGAAAGGAACTAGACAGACAGTTGTGCAGTACTTTTGGGAAAAATATAACTACAGATTGAAGTATGGTTCTTGGCCCTGTCTTCAGGCTGGCAGTGATATGCGGCCCGTATATTTGCCTATGGAG GTTTGCAAGATTGTTGAGGGGCAGAGATACTCTAAGAAG ATGGTTCTGCATAACAATTACGTGGAGGATAAGTTTGCTCAGGAATTTGGCATCAAAGTCTGCAATGACCTTGTTTCTGTTGAAGCCCGCGTGCTGCCTCCACCCTTG TTGAAATATCATGACTCTGGTAGGGAGAAAACTTGTGTGCCAAGTGTTGGACAATGGAACATGATCAATAAG AAAATGATCAATGGAGGAACTATTGATAACTGGACTTGTTTGAACTTTTCACGCATGCCTCCTGAGGAGGTACAGAGGTTCTGTATGGATCTGACTCATATGTGCAATGCCACTGGAATG AATGTCATTCCACGTCCATTTGTTGAAGTCAAGTCAGCTGGTCCTAACCATATAGAGAATGCTTTGAGAGATGTACACAGGAGGGCCACACAAATGGTTGCCCAACAGGGAATGGGAAATCAGCTACAGCTTCTAATTGTAATTCTGCCTCAAGTTAGTGGTTCTTATG GAAAAATCAAAAGAGTCTGTGAGACTGAAATCGGAATTGTATCTCAATGTTGCTTGCCAAAATATCTGGAAAATGTTGCACTCAAAATCAATGTCAAG ATTGGAGGGCGCAACACAGTTCTTGAGCGAGCCTTTGTACACAATGGCATACCCTTTGAAGTCCCAACTATCATCTTTGGCGCTGATTTCACACACGCACCACCAGGAGAGAACTCTGCATCATCCATTGCTGCT GTGGTGGCATCAATGGACTGGCTAGAAATCACCAAGTACAGAGGTCTGGTATCTGCTCAACCACACCGACAAGAGATAATAGAAGATCTATTTGCTGTCAGTAAAGATCCACAGAAGGGGCACAATGTTAATGGTGGCATGATCAG GGAGCTACTGATTGCTTTCCGCAGGAAAACAAACCGCAGGCCTGAGAGGATAATATTCTATAG GGATGGTGTAAGTGAAGGTCAGTTCAGCCATGTGCTGCTTCATGAAATGGATGCTATCAGAAAG GCTTGTGCTTCTTTGGAGGAAGGATATCTACCTCCAGTCACGTTTGTGGTTGTCCAGAAAAGGCATCACACGAGGCTTTTCCCTGAGGTTCATGGAAGGCGTGATATGACTGACAAAAGTGGAAACATTCTTCCAG GAACTGTGGTTGACCAAAGGATTTGTCATCCTACTGAGTTTGATTTCTACATGTGTAGTCATCCAGGTATTCAG GTTGCCATTAATCCCGAGCCAAAGTCAAGAGCAACGAACAGGGAAGTTCTTAATGAACTCGTCAAGTTGCATAGGAAGTCAACTCTGGGTGGCAAATTGCCTGCCTATGATGGACGGAAGAGTCTGTATACTGCTGGTTCGCTTCCTTTTGATTCAGAGGAGTTTATGGTTACCCTGGTTGATCCGGAAAAGGAGGAGAAAGAAAG GGTGGAGAGAGAATACAAGATCACAATTCGAATTGCTGAAAGAACAGACATGTACCACCTTCACCAGTTTCTGCGTGGAAGACAGAGGGACATGCCTCAGGAGACCATACAAGTACTTGATGTTGTCCTCAGGGAGTCTCCGTCTTGGAA TTATGTTACAGTATCCAGATCCTTTTTCTCTACTACTTTTGGTCACAGAGGAGACATCGGCGAGGGGCTTGAGTGTTGGAGAGGTTACTACCAGAGCCTACGCCCAACACAAATGGGGCTTTCACTGAATATAG ATATATCTGCAACATCAGTTTTTAAGCCTGTGACAGTGATCAAATTTGTGGAGGAGTTCCTCAGCATACGTGATACCTCTCGGCCTTTGTCAGACAGAGATCGTGTGAAG ATAAAGAAAGCACTACGCAGAGTTTGCATTGAAACAAATCATCAACAGGACCAGATCAGAAGATGCAAAATAACTGGGGTTACTCCCATGCCTATGAGCCAGCTGAT GTTTGGCGTGTCAACTAAAGTAGAAGAACATATTCACAGGAACATTGCCACT TTTTTGGTTAAAGTTGAGGGTACATCCATCTCTGTCCGACAAAACTTGAGCACCACAACAATCAAAATGTTGGTAGAACATGCATGTGACAAGAGAGGCATCAGGAATTACGACGGTTACCCTGTTTTTCTTGGAAAGGTCTTAGATGATACTAAGCTTCTCTCTGACTGCAAAGTCTGCAACAATTGCATAGTCGAAGTCAGGGGCAGGGGCAGGGCTGGCCG GGAAAGACGGATCAAGTGCACAACTTTTGATGATGAAATGAAAGATATTGATCTGTTCAGTGTGGTTTCCCCTCTTTCTAAGACTTTAACAAACACTAAAACCCAAGAAAAGAGTGCAACATTCTTATCTGGGCAAGCTAAATGGTATGGTCGCCAAGTGTTTATCTCCTTGTGCAGGATGCACTTCAGAAAAAGGAGCTTGGATGGAAAATTTAATGCAAGTCACATCCTCTTTCATGATGGACGGGTTGTGTTTGATGAGAGTTGCATGGAGGTGGATTTTACTGGACATTCCTGCAAAAATGACTACGGTGTGATCGCAGAAATCTTTAAGAAATGGTTTCGTATCCCTGATAAAGCAGAGAAAGAAGGTCCATATCCTCTCTTTGTTGCAGGCTTGATTCGTTATTTATTTGATTGTCCATTGGGTGAGAAATCAAATAGTGCTGCTGCTATTGCATTCCTAGTTAACCATCCTGCATTGACTACTTTTATGGATCGGATTGGGCAATGCACCACGCTGGATAGCATGGTAGACAGACTTACTGAATTTCAGAAGTTTGAATTTGATGAAGCAGTTGGAAGCTATTATGGTTGGAGTGAAAGAGTTGAAGATGTTCCTGCAATGTATGATACTCTAGTGTATGATCCTTTTAGGAGGGTTGATGCACCAGAAGAGACTCTTTATACTGAGAACCTAAGGAGTTGCTTGAAATTTGCTAGAAACCACTTCAGGCATGCAAGACCTGAT CTTTCGTTGGAGAGAGTTGAAGCCTCATTTTCTTTGAATTTGGTGGACTTTCTACCCATGATACTACAAGCAATTGTCAAGAGTTTTGAAGGACCCCCTGCATTTGACATGGTGACATT GCTTGGCGACCATGTTGCAGACATAAAGTGCAAGAGAGATGTAGACGCGGAGAATCCTGCAAAAG TGATTGCGTCTCCTGCTAAGAAGCCGAAAATAAGCTTTT CGTTACAGAAAAAATGA
- the LOC112877822 gene encoding protein argonaute MEL1-like isoform X2: MVTLVDPEKKEKERVEREYKITIRIAERTDMYHLHQFLRGRQRDMPQETIQVLDVVLRESPSWNYVTVSRSFFSTTFGHRGDIGEGLECWRGYYQSLRPTQMGLSLNIDISATSFFKPVTVIKFVEEFLSIRDTSRPLSDRDRVKIKKALRGVRIETNHQQDQIRRYKITVVTSMPMSQLIFPVDEKGTRQTVVQYFWEKYNYRLKYGSWPCLQAGSDMRPVYLPMEVCKIVEGQRYSKKMVLHNNYVEDKFAQEFGIKVCNDLVSVEARVLPPPLLKYHDSGREKTCVPSVGQWNMINKKMINGGTIDNWTCLNFSRMPPEEVQRFCMDLTHMCNATGMNVIPRPFVEVKSAGPNHIENALRDVHRRATQMVAQQGMGNQLQLLIVILPQVSGSYGKIKRVCETEIGIVSQCCLPKYLENVALKINVKIGGRNTVLERAFVHNGIPFEVPTIIFGADFTHAPPGENSASSIAAVVASMDWLEITKYRGLVSAQPHRQEIIEDLFAVSKDPQKGHNVNGGMIRELLIAFRRKTNRRPERIIFYRDGVSEGQFSHVLLHEMDAIRKACASLEEGYLPPVTFVVVQKRHHTRLFPEVHGRRDMTDKSGNILPGTVVDQRICHPTEFDFYMCSHPGIQVAINPEPKSRATNREVLNELVKLHRKSTLGGKLPAYDGRKSLYTAGSLPFDSEEFMVTLVDPEKEEKERVEREYKITIRIAERTDMYHLHQFLRGRQRDMPQETIQVLDVVLRESPSWNYVTVSRSFFSTTFGHRGDIGEGLECWRGYYQSLRPTQMGLSLNIDISATSVFKPVTVIKFVEEFLSIRDTSRPLSDRDRVKIKKALRRVCIETNHQQDQIRRCKITGVTPMPMSQLMFGVSTKVEEHIHRNIATFLVKVEGTSISVRQNLSTTTIKMLVEHACDKRGIRNYDGYPVFLGKVLDDTKLLSDCKVCNNCIVEVRGRGRAGRERRIKCTTFDDEMKDIDLFSVVSPLSKTLTNTKTQEKSATFLSGQAKWYGRQVFISLCRMHFRKRSLDGKFNASHILFHDGRVVFDESCMEVDFTGHSCKNDYGVIAEIFKKWFRIPDKAEKEGPYPLFVAGLIRYLFDCPLGEKSNSAAAIAFLVNHPALTTFMDRIGQCTTLDSMVDRLTEFQKFEFDEAVGSYYGWSERVEDVPAMYDTLVYDPFRRVDAPEETLYTENLRSCLKFARNHFRHARPDLSLERVEASFSLNLVDFLPMILQAIVKSFEGPPAFDMVTLLGDHVADIKCKRDVDAENPAKVIASPAKKPKISFSLQKK; the protein is encoded by the exons ATGGTTACCCTGGTTGATCCGGAaaagaaggagaaagaaag GGTGGAGAGAGAATACAAGATCACAATTCGAATTGCTGAAAGAACAGACATGTACCACCTTCACCAGTTTCTGCGTGGAAGACAGAGGGACATGCCTCAGGAGACCATACAAGTACTTGATGTTGTCCTCAGGGAGTCTCCGTCTTGGAA TTATGTTACAGTATCCAGATCCTTTTTCTCTACTACTTTTGGTCACAGAGGAGACATCGGCGAGGGGCTTGAGTGTTGGAGAGGTTACTACCAGAGCCTACGCCCAACACAAATGGGGCTTTCACTGAATATAG ATATATCCGCAACATCATTTTTTAAGCCTGTGACAGTGATCAAATTTGTGGAGGAGTTCCTCAGCATACGTGATACCTCTCGGCCTTTGTCAGACAGAGATCGTGTGAAG ATAAAGAAAGCACTACGTGGAGTTCGTATTGAAACAAATCATCAACAGgaccagattagaagatacaaGATAACTGTGGTTACTTCCATGCCTATGAGCCAGCTGAT ATTTCCTGTTGATGAGAAAGGAACTAGACAGACAGTTGTGCAGTACTTTTGGGAAAAATATAACTACAGATTGAAGTATGGTTCTTGGCCCTGTCTTCAGGCTGGCAGTGATATGCGGCCCGTATATTTGCCTATGGAG GTTTGCAAGATTGTTGAGGGGCAGAGATACTCTAAGAAG ATGGTTCTGCATAACAATTACGTGGAGGATAAGTTTGCTCAGGAATTTGGCATCAAAGTCTGCAATGACCTTGTTTCTGTTGAAGCCCGCGTGCTGCCTCCACCCTTG TTGAAATATCATGACTCTGGTAGGGAGAAAACTTGTGTGCCAAGTGTTGGACAATGGAACATGATCAATAAG AAAATGATCAATGGAGGAACTATTGATAACTGGACTTGTTTGAACTTTTCACGCATGCCTCCTGAGGAGGTACAGAGGTTCTGTATGGATCTGACTCATATGTGCAATGCCACTGGAATG AATGTCATTCCACGTCCATTTGTTGAAGTCAAGTCAGCTGGTCCTAACCATATAGAGAATGCTTTGAGAGATGTACACAGGAGGGCCACACAAATGGTTGCCCAACAGGGAATGGGAAATCAGCTACAGCTTCTAATTGTAATTCTGCCTCAAGTTAGTGGTTCTTATG GAAAAATCAAAAGAGTCTGTGAGACTGAAATCGGAATTGTATCTCAATGTTGCTTGCCAAAATATCTGGAAAATGTTGCACTCAAAATCAATGTCAAG ATTGGAGGGCGCAACACAGTTCTTGAGCGAGCCTTTGTACACAATGGCATACCCTTTGAAGTCCCAACTATCATCTTTGGCGCTGATTTCACACACGCACCACCAGGAGAGAACTCTGCATCATCCATTGCTGCT GTGGTGGCATCAATGGACTGGCTAGAAATCACCAAGTACAGAGGTCTGGTATCTGCTCAACCACACCGACAAGAGATAATAGAAGATCTATTTGCTGTCAGTAAAGATCCACAGAAGGGGCACAATGTTAATGGTGGCATGATCAG GGAGCTACTGATTGCTTTCCGCAGGAAAACAAACCGCAGGCCTGAGAGGATAATATTCTATAG GGATGGTGTAAGTGAAGGTCAGTTCAGCCATGTGCTGCTTCATGAAATGGATGCTATCAGAAAG GCTTGTGCTTCTTTGGAGGAAGGATATCTACCTCCAGTCACGTTTGTGGTTGTCCAGAAAAGGCATCACACGAGGCTTTTCCCTGAGGTTCATGGAAGGCGTGATATGACTGACAAAAGTGGAAACATTCTTCCAG GAACTGTGGTTGACCAAAGGATTTGTCATCCTACTGAGTTTGATTTCTACATGTGTAGTCATCCAGGTATTCAG GTTGCCATTAATCCCGAGCCAAAGTCAAGAGCAACGAACAGGGAAGTTCTTAATGAACTCGTCAAGTTGCATAGGAAGTCAACTCTGGGTGGCAAATTGCCTGCCTATGATGGACGGAAGAGTCTGTATACTGCTGGTTCGCTTCCTTTTGATTCAGAGGAGTTTATGGTTACCCTGGTTGATCCGGAAAAGGAGGAGAAAGAAAG GGTGGAGAGAGAATACAAGATCACAATTCGAATTGCTGAAAGAACAGACATGTACCACCTTCACCAGTTTCTGCGTGGAAGACAGAGGGACATGCCTCAGGAGACCATACAAGTACTTGATGTTGTCCTCAGGGAGTCTCCGTCTTGGAA TTATGTTACAGTATCCAGATCCTTTTTCTCTACTACTTTTGGTCACAGAGGAGACATCGGCGAGGGGCTTGAGTGTTGGAGAGGTTACTACCAGAGCCTACGCCCAACACAAATGGGGCTTTCACTGAATATAG ATATATCTGCAACATCAGTTTTTAAGCCTGTGACAGTGATCAAATTTGTGGAGGAGTTCCTCAGCATACGTGATACCTCTCGGCCTTTGTCAGACAGAGATCGTGTGAAG ATAAAGAAAGCACTACGCAGAGTTTGCATTGAAACAAATCATCAACAGGACCAGATCAGAAGATGCAAAATAACTGGGGTTACTCCCATGCCTATGAGCCAGCTGAT GTTTGGCGTGTCAACTAAAGTAGAAGAACATATTCACAGGAACATTGCCACT TTTTTGGTTAAAGTTGAGGGTACATCCATCTCTGTCCGACAAAACTTGAGCACCACAACAATCAAAATGTTGGTAGAACATGCATGTGACAAGAGAGGCATCAGGAATTACGACGGTTACCCTGTTTTTCTTGGAAAGGTCTTAGATGATACTAAGCTTCTCTCTGACTGCAAAGTCTGCAACAATTGCATAGTCGAAGTCAGGGGCAGGGGCAGGGCTGGCCG GGAAAGACGGATCAAGTGCACAACTTTTGATGATGAAATGAAAGATATTGATCTGTTCAGTGTGGTTTCCCCTCTTTCTAAGACTTTAACAAACACTAAAACCCAAGAAAAGAGTGCAACATTCTTATCTGGGCAAGCTAAATGGTATGGTCGCCAAGTGTTTATCTCCTTGTGCAGGATGCACTTCAGAAAAAGGAGCTTGGATGGAAAATTTAATGCAAGTCACATCCTCTTTCATGATGGACGGGTTGTGTTTGATGAGAGTTGCATGGAGGTGGATTTTACTGGACATTCCTGCAAAAATGACTACGGTGTGATCGCAGAAATCTTTAAGAAATGGTTTCGTATCCCTGATAAAGCAGAGAAAGAAGGTCCATATCCTCTCTTTGTTGCAGGCTTGATTCGTTATTTATTTGATTGTCCATTGGGTGAGAAATCAAATAGTGCTGCTGCTATTGCATTCCTAGTTAACCATCCTGCATTGACTACTTTTATGGATCGGATTGGGCAATGCACCACGCTGGATAGCATGGTAGACAGACTTACTGAATTTCAGAAGTTTGAATTTGATGAAGCAGTTGGAAGCTATTATGGTTGGAGTGAAAGAGTTGAAGATGTTCCTGCAATGTATGATACTCTAGTGTATGATCCTTTTAGGAGGGTTGATGCACCAGAAGAGACTCTTTATACTGAGAACCTAAGGAGTTGCTTGAAATTTGCTAGAAACCACTTCAGGCATGCAAGACCTGAT CTTTCGTTGGAGAGAGTTGAAGCCTCATTTTCTTTGAATTTGGTGGACTTTCTACCCATGATACTACAAGCAATTGTCAAGAGTTTTGAAGGACCCCCTGCATTTGACATGGTGACATT GCTTGGCGACCATGTTGCAGACATAAAGTGCAAGAGAGATGTAGACGCGGAGAATCCTGCAAAAG TGATTGCGTCTCCTGCTAAGAAGCCGAAAATAAGCTTTT CGTTACAGAAAAAATGA